The following coding sequences are from one Apteryx mantelli isolate bAptMan1 chromosome 36, bAptMan1.hap1, whole genome shotgun sequence window:
- the PGLYRP2 gene encoding N-acetylmuramoyl-L-alanine amidase: protein MLPTRVRCLVLLLSLCTPPATGHLPRHMDTLVQIVEALEATNATEDLAGGAPELGRALGGGGTPLLRAVLGVPPGVPPGVPPALDPEQRALLAELLHPEAPERGVVLAPDGSTVAVAPLLAGLEVGLKRAATPAPATAATPAPVDPLYAVTLAEALGTSYLLARANGSRATLGPDGCWDDVEDPQVFTLAGPPSPVPDAVANGAMDGVLLGARLAEEPAPLAVLLRSYYYAGAAGERAPSSFRRGRFGARTAPEKLEEEVAAALRLLRVLPATRSLLEDVGDEEVAAVARRAARDFMDAYVECPAVVPRCMWGARPYRGTPSALKPPLPFVYIHHTYEPGAPCRTFAACAGAMRAMQRFHQDARGWDDIGYSFVVGSDGYLYEGRGWRWVGAHTRGYNRRGYGVGYVGDYTASPPDAHALALVRDAFLPCAVRAGRLRPDYALRGHRQMGRTECPGDSLFREIETWRGFQASGAASSAPVHSET from the exons ATGCTGCCGACACGCGTGCGGTGTCTCGTCCTGCTGCTGAGCCTCTGCACCCCGCCTGCGACAG GTCACCTCCCGCGCCACATGGACACGCTGGTGCAGATCGTGGAAGCCCTGGAGGCCACCAACGCCACGGAGGACTTGGCCGGCGGCGCACCGGAGCTGGGGCgggcgctgggcggcggcggcaccccgCTGCTGCGCGCCGTGCTGGGCGTCCCACCGGGTGTCCCACCGGGTGTCCCGCCAGCCCTGGACCCGGAGCAGCGGGCGCTCCTCGCCGAGCTCCTGCACCCCGAGGCCCCCGAGCGCGGCGTGGTGCTGGCGCCCGACGGCTCCACCGTGGCCGTGGCCCCTCTGCTCGCCGGCCTCGAGGTCGGGCTCAAGCGCGCCGCGACGCCGGCACCCGCCACCGCGGCCACCCCGGCGCCCGTGGACCCGCTCTACGCCGTCACCCTGGCCGAAGCCTTGGGCACCTCCTACCTGCTGGCCCGCGCCAACGGCAGCCGGGCCACCCTGGGGCCCGACGGGTGCTGGGACGACGTGGAGGACCCGCAGGTCTTCACCCTGGCGGGTCCTCCCTCGCCCGTCCCCGACGCCGTGGCCAACGGGGCGATGGACGGGGTGCTGCTGGGCGCCCGCCTGGCCGAGGAGCCGGCGCCGCTCGCCGTCCTGCTCCGGAGCTACTACTAcgccggcgcggcgggcgagCGGGCGCCCAGCAGCTTTCGGCGCGGGCGCTTCGGCGCCCGCACGGCGccggagaagctggaggaggaggtggcGGCCGCCTTGCGCCTGCTGCGGGTGCTGCCGGCCACCCGGTCCCTCCTGGAGGACGTGGGGGACGAGGAGGTGGCGGCCGTGGCTCGCCGGGCAGCGCGGGACTTCATGGACGCCTACGTAG aGTGCCCGGCCGTGGTGCCGCGGTGCATGTGGGGCGCCCGTCCCTACCGGGGCACCCCGAGCGCCCTGAAGCCACCGCTGCCCTTCGTCTACATCCACCACACCTACGAGCCGGGCGCCCCGTGCCGCACCTTCGCCGCCTGCGCCGGTGCCATGCGCGCCATGCAGCGCTTCCACCAGGACGCCCGCGGCTGGGACGACATCGGCTACAG CTTCGTGGTGGGCTCCGACGGGTACCTCTACGAGGGCCGGGGTTGGCGCTGGGTGGGCGCCCACACGCGCGGCTACAACCGCCGCGGCTACGGCGTGGGCTACGTGGGCGACTACACGGCCAGCCCGCCCGACGCCCACGCCCTGGCCCTGGTGCGCGACGCCTTCCTGCCCTGCGCCGTGCGGGCCGGCCGCCTGCGGCCCGACTACGCCCTGCGGGGTCACCGGCAGATGGGGCGCACCGAATGTCCCGGCGACTCGCTCTTCCGCGAGATCGAGACCTGGCGGGGTTTCCAGGCGAGCGGCGCGGCGAGTTCGGCGCCCgttcactctgaaacctaa